In a single window of the Thunnus thynnus chromosome 9, fThuThy2.1, whole genome shotgun sequence genome:
- the uprt gene encoding uracil phosphoribosyltransferase homolog, with protein sequence MPCHNQQLNNVNNGQELPMKQVRFANSNSSSSVPAVLSSSEPSDATTQPVNQETLGPQLKLLPLNDQIRELQTIIRDKTTSRGDFVFCADRLIRLVVEEGLNQLPYSECTVTTPTGYKYEGVKFERGNCGVSIMRSGEAMEQGLRDCCRSIRIGKILIQSDEETQKAKVYYAKFPPDVYRRKVLLMYPILSTGNTVIEAVRVLIEHGVQPRHIILLSLFSTPHGAKSIIQEFPDITILTTEVHPVAPTHFGQRYFGTD encoded by the exons ATGCCATGTCATAATCAGCAACTGAACAATGTGAATAATGGCCAGGAGCTACCCATGAAGCAGGTACGGTTTgcaaacagcaacagcagcagcagcgtgcCCGCAGTGCTGTCCAGCTCTGAGCCAAGTGATGCCACCACACAGCCTGTAAACCAAGAAACACTGGGACCTCAGCTTAAGCTGCTTCCTCTGAATGACCAGATCCGTGAATTACAGACTATAATCAGGGACAA GACTACCAGCAGAGgagattttgtgttttgtgctgacCGACTG ATCAGACTAGTAGTTGAAGAAGGCTTGAATCAGCTCCCCTACTCAGAGTGTACTGTGACCACACCAACAG ggtACAAGTATGAAGGTGTCAAATTTGAAAGAGGCAACTGTGGAGTCAGCATTATGAGGAGTG GTGAGGCCATGGAGCAAGGTCTCCGCGACTGCTGCCGCTCCATTCGCATCGGCAAAATCCTCATTCAGAGTGATGAGGAGACACAGAAAGCCAAGGTCTACTATGCCAAGTTCCCCCCAGATGTTTACCGGAGGAAAGTGCTGCTCATGTACCCCATCCTCA gtacAGGGAACACTGTGATTGAGGCAGTGAGGGTGCTGATAGAGCACGGAGTCCAGCCCAGACATATTATCCTCCTCAGCCTCTTCTCCACGCCTCATG GGGCCAAATCTATAATCCAGGAGTTCCCAGATATCACCATCTTGACCACAGAGGTTCATCCAGTGGCTCCAACACATTTCGGACAGAGGTACTTTGGCACCGACTAA